In Halanaeroarchaeum sp. HSR-CO, one DNA window encodes the following:
- the sppA gene encoding signal peptide peptidase SppA, which produces MSSTASRLARVLIAVVAAVVAAALGYLVFVDLPGGSLARLLGVLLTIGVAILGIRMARRYSEHRFAPYNVGQVSVEGPIARRPGRSLSTPPVMVTADDIVEQIEAADADDAVRALVVHLDTPGGEVVPSDDIRRAVEDFDGPTVAYATDTCASGGYWIASGCDHIVAREGSIVGSIGVIASRVTGEGLLERLGLTYERLVAGDYKDAGVALRDMDDDEREYLQGIVDDYYQTFVDRVVSGRDLDEDDVMDTQARVFLGEDALERGLVDDIGAADTVEEWIEAELDEAVTIREFEPQIGFADRIGMGAERVAFALGAGLSSVLVDDGDGATDFEFR; this is translated from the coding sequence ATGTCCAGCACAGCGTCTAGACTGGCGCGTGTCCTGATCGCCGTCGTCGCCGCGGTCGTGGCGGCGGCCCTCGGCTATCTGGTCTTCGTCGATCTCCCCGGCGGCAGTCTCGCGCGGTTACTCGGCGTGCTCCTCACCATCGGCGTTGCGATCCTCGGAATCAGGATGGCGCGCCGATACAGCGAGCACCGCTTCGCCCCGTACAACGTGGGCCAGGTCTCCGTCGAGGGGCCGATCGCGCGCCGTCCCGGGCGTTCGCTCTCCACACCGCCGGTGATGGTGACGGCCGACGACATCGTCGAGCAGATCGAAGCGGCGGACGCCGACGACGCCGTCCGGGCACTCGTCGTCCACCTCGACACGCCCGGTGGTGAGGTGGTACCGAGTGACGACATCCGAAGAGCGGTCGAGGATTTCGACGGGCCCACCGTCGCCTACGCGACCGACACCTGTGCCAGTGGCGGCTACTGGATCGCGAGTGGCTGTGACCACATCGTCGCACGGGAGGGGAGTATCGTCGGAAGTATCGGCGTCATCGCGTCTCGCGTCACCGGCGAGGGATTGCTCGAGCGACTGGGACTGACGTACGAACGACTCGTCGCTGGCGACTACAAGGACGCGGGCGTCGCACTCCGAGACATGGACGACGACGAGCGAGAGTATCTCCAGGGGATCGTCGACGACTACTACCAGACGTTCGTCGACCGCGTGGTCTCGGGCCGAGATCTCGACGAGGACGACGTTATGGACACGCAAGCCCGCGTCTTCCTCGGCGAAGACGCGCTCGAACGCGGTCTGGTCGACGACATCGGCGCGGCGGACACCGTCGAGGAGTGGATCGAAGCGGAGCTAGACGAGGCCGTGACGATCCGCGAGTTCGAACCCCAGATCGGTTTCGCCGACAGAATCGGAATGGGTGCCGAACGGGTCGCGTTCGCACTCGGGGCCGGTCTCTCAAGCGTCCTGGTCGACGATGGTGATGGCGCGACGGACTTCGAGTTCCGCTGA
- a CDS encoding coiled-coil protein: MAEEIEISVSSADELITEEQLQDKSKGQLIKNAGQFRDRRNELNQLASKRASKRDDLNAKTREKVDEAQGHREKRDTLNERVQEHKSVRNELNAKANELFEKVEKLKSDLELDEGKNLEQLKEEIEELEFKQQTEVLSADAERELIEKIEAKRDEYQDKKEKLDDNNDLETYVDEAEEVRAEASKHHDKVTELADRAQKHHNQMIEAYREADDIRDDADEMHEAFVEAQEAADAHHEAFVNVQKRLRELDKKEEEQRKDQRAEKREEAREEAEEIYERFKEGETLDTEDLRKLQKSGHL; this comes from the coding sequence ATGGCTGAGGAAATCGAAATCAGCGTATCGAGCGCAGACGAACTTATCACCGAAGAACAGCTTCAAGACAAATCCAAAGGGCAGCTCATCAAAAATGCTGGCCAGTTCCGCGACCGCCGGAACGAGCTCAACCAGCTCGCGAGCAAGCGAGCATCCAAACGGGACGACCTGAACGCGAAGACCCGCGAGAAGGTCGACGAAGCCCAGGGTCATCGCGAGAAACGCGACACGCTCAACGAGCGTGTCCAGGAACACAAGTCGGTGCGCAACGAGCTCAACGCGAAGGCGAACGAGCTCTTCGAGAAGGTCGAGAAACTCAAATCCGACCTGGAGCTCGACGAGGGCAAGAACCTAGAGCAGCTCAAAGAGGAGATCGAGGAACTCGAATTCAAACAGCAGACCGAGGTCCTCTCCGCCGACGCGGAACGCGAACTCATCGAGAAGATCGAGGCGAAACGCGACGAGTATCAGGATAAAAAGGAGAAACTCGACGACAACAACGACCTCGAGACCTACGTCGACGAGGCCGAAGAGGTCCGCGCCGAGGCGTCGAAACATCACGACAAGGTCACCGAACTGGCCGACCGGGCCCAGAAACACCACAATCAGATGATCGAGGCCTACCGCGAGGCCGACGACATCCGCGACGACGCCGACGAGATGCACGAGGCGTTCGTCGAGGCCCAGGAGGCAGCCGACGCCCACCACGAGGCCTTCGTCAACGTCCAGAAGCGCCTGCGCGAACTGGACAAGAAAGAAGAGGAGCAGCGCAAGGACCAGCGCGCAGAGAAGCGCGAGGAAGCTCGCGAGGAAGCCGAAGAAATCTACGAGCGGTTCAAAGAGGGCGAGACCCTCGACACCGAGGACCTCCGCAAACTCCAGAAGAGCGGCCACCTCTGA
- a CDS encoding DUF371 domain-containing protein, whose amino-acid sequence MTRTERVQATGHEHVSAAHESTFEFTTDDYLTPAGDCILGIEADRSPADFSEGFVAACQDPDATITATIEAAGYEVTITGRGDPELTFENERSMVGRTSTYVDDRTIMVDADAAAADIDRELVDALAGGASVTMALTVD is encoded by the coding sequence ATGACTCGTACCGAGCGCGTGCAGGCCACCGGGCACGAACACGTGTCCGCGGCACACGAGAGCACCTTCGAGTTTACCACCGACGATTACCTTACGCCGGCGGGCGATTGTATCCTCGGCATCGAGGCCGACCGCTCGCCCGCGGATTTCTCCGAGGGGTTCGTCGCGGCATGCCAGGATCCGGATGCCACCATCACGGCGACCATCGAGGCGGCCGGGTACGAGGTCACCATCACGGGTCGAGGCGACCCGGAGTTGACCTTCGAGAACGAGCGTAGCATGGTCGGCCGAACCAGCACGTACGTCGACGACCGAACGATCATGGTCGACGCCGACGCTGCAGCGGCCGACATCGACCGGGAACTCGTCGACGCACTGGCCGGCGGGGCGAGTGTGACGATGGCGCTGACCGTCGACTGA
- the nth gene encoding endonuclease III, translating to MSDDPEPTRNISGGSEGGGAIVDVEPGVADTRAEAVVDRLGERYWQKSYGGQHAFVSLVRTILSQNTSDAASQPAHDRLMDRFDGDDGDLATALASAATDDLVDAIRSAGLYNQKAAVIQRVASHVLSEYGSADTFDRYVREEDAHEVRDTLLRLKGVGPKTADCVLLFAGGRGGVFPVDTHVHRIYRRLGIAPPDGDHEAVRAVLEADVPPEKCGFGHTASIQFGREYCTARTPACLDGPDACPVSELCDRVGVDTQTGTVIDPAETIGDE from the coding sequence ATGAGCGACGACCCCGAGCCGACGCGGAACATCTCCGGCGGCAGCGAGGGCGGCGGAGCGATAGTCGACGTCGAACCGGGGGTGGCCGACACCCGTGCCGAGGCGGTCGTCGACCGACTGGGCGAACGCTACTGGCAGAAGTCCTACGGGGGTCAACACGCCTTCGTCTCCCTCGTCAGAACGATCCTCTCGCAGAACACCAGCGATGCGGCGAGCCAACCCGCACACGACCGATTGATGGATCGATTCGACGGGGACGACGGGGACCTCGCGACTGCACTGGCCTCGGCAGCGACAGACGACCTGGTCGACGCCATCCGATCGGCCGGCCTCTACAACCAGAAGGCGGCCGTCATCCAGCGCGTCGCCTCGCACGTGCTGTCGGAGTACGGAAGTGCCGACACCTTCGACCGCTACGTCCGCGAGGAGGACGCCCACGAGGTTCGAGACACCCTCCTCCGTCTGAAAGGCGTCGGGCCGAAAACCGCCGACTGCGTGCTGCTGTTCGCCGGTGGTCGTGGGGGTGTCTTCCCCGTCGATACACACGTCCACCGTATCTATCGACGACTTGGTATCGCTCCACCCGATGGCGATCACGAGGCGGTCCGGGCGGTCCTCGAAGCCGACGTCCCTCCGGAGAAGTGTGGCTTCGGTCACACCGCGAGCATCCAGTTCGGCCGGGAGTACTGCACTGCCCGAACCCCCGCGTGTCTCGACGGCCCGGATGCGTGTCCGGTGTCAGAACTGTGCGACCGGGTCGGCGTCGACACGCAGACGGGCACCGTGATCGATCCTGCAGAGACGATCGGTGACGAGTAG